A portion of the Bdellovibrio bacteriovorus genome contains these proteins:
- a CDS encoding GDYXXLXY domain-containing protein has translation MKKLLLALAIPCLALLSMAAYHQTLIMTAPEHEFEIEGYDPRDLLSGHYLQFRIKYPTEIKCEYPQPAHMCVSPTVRLMTGNNFEGCRQWITGTCNYGVFSDNLTRFYIPADRAAILEAAVQKGRATVKVAVAQGNAVIKDLLIDGKSWQNIK, from the coding sequence ATGAAGAAATTATTGCTGGCCTTAGCCATCCCCTGCTTAGCCCTTTTGTCGATGGCCGCTTATCATCAGACTCTGATTATGACCGCGCCCGAACATGAATTTGAAATTGAAGGGTATGATCCCCGCGATCTTTTATCGGGCCATTACCTGCAATTTAGAATCAAGTACCCGACAGAGATTAAATGTGAATATCCACAGCCTGCCCATATGTGTGTCAGCCCCACTGTTCGATTGATGACAGGAAATAATTTTGAAGGGTGTCGCCAGTGGATTACGGGCACGTGCAACTATGGCGTTTTTTCTGACAACCTGACCCGCTTTTATATTCCCGCAGATCGGGCCGCAATTTTAGAAGCCGCTGTGCAAAAAGGTCGAGCGACTGTCAAAGTCGCCGTGGCCCAAGGCAATGCCGTGATTAAAGATCTGCTCATCGACGGCAAAAGCTGGCAAAACATCAAATAG
- a CDS encoding PA2779 family protein, protein MRSFIVGLLVFSMTFLNSVSGYAAGIVTLQELQQQNRLATQALRELDRPEVQAQLAAFGITPDEAKTRLAALSDQEIKDLVSSHTGQKAGGDIVIGLTTVLLIIIIILLLR, encoded by the coding sequence ATGAGATCTTTTATTGTGGGACTACTTGTTTTTAGCATGACCTTTTTGAACTCTGTCAGTGGGTATGCCGCAGGCATCGTGACCTTACAAGAGTTGCAACAACAAAACCGCCTTGCCACGCAAGCTTTGCGTGAATTAGATCGCCCCGAAGTGCAAGCTCAACTTGCCGCTTTTGGGATTACTCCCGATGAAGCTAAAACTCGTCTGGCCGCTTTAAGTGATCAAGAAATCAAAGATTTGGTAAGCTCTCACACGGGTCAAAAAGCCGGTGGTGATATCGTTATCGGTCTGACGACGGTTCTTTTGATCATCATCATTATTTTGCTTTTAAGATAA
- a CDS encoding PA2778 family cysteine peptidase yields the protein MKILSLLLPALLLMGCATSKHRWAQDLTEEVPQEKVLDIPFLAQEKNMCGPVVLKMATNFSAPEYTLSDLKEMTFREEVQGTFQSDILSAARRMGLTPYRVPSSSAMWSQIRDGRPVIVFQNLGVSWLPAWHFSLLVGYDSVKDKVYLHTGTEALQSIGIKRFQKTWERGGSWSYVVTAPADIPANASFEEALQNAMLLEKIDQQKPAAEVYQQMIVKFPTRFEPHLGLAQIYYAQGNKKAALKESETALTKSPGHIALLFNLSILYFENGALEKARELKRETLAHASPEERAAYENRFTF from the coding sequence ATGAAAATTTTAAGCCTGCTGTTGCCAGCCCTTTTACTTATGGGCTGCGCCACCAGCAAACATCGTTGGGCCCAAGATCTTACCGAGGAAGTTCCGCAAGAAAAGGTCTTGGATATTCCGTTCTTGGCCCAAGAAAAAAACATGTGCGGGCCGGTCGTTTTAAAAATGGCCACGAATTTTTCTGCACCTGAATACACTTTAAGCGATCTTAAAGAAATGACCTTTCGCGAAGAAGTCCAAGGCACGTTTCAAAGTGACATCCTTTCTGCCGCTCGTCGCATGGGCTTAACCCCTTACCGGGTTCCTTCATCCAGCGCGATGTGGAGTCAAATCCGTGATGGACGTCCCGTCATTGTTTTTCAAAACCTAGGGGTGTCATGGCTGCCGGCCTGGCATTTTTCGCTCTTAGTAGGATATGACTCGGTGAAAGACAAAGTTTACTTGCACACGGGCACCGAAGCCCTGCAAAGCATCGGGATTAAAAGATTTCAAAAAACCTGGGAGCGTGGCGGTTCATGGAGCTACGTGGTGACGGCCCCTGCAGATATTCCGGCCAACGCCTCTTTTGAAGAAGCCCTGCAAAACGCCATGCTTTTAGAAAAAATCGATCAGCAGAAACCAGCCGCTGAAGTTTATCAGCAAATGATCGTAAAATTCCCCACTCGCTTTGAACCTCACCTTGGATTAGCGCAAATCTATTACGCACAAGGAAACAAAAAAGCCGCTTTGAAAGAATCAGAAACCGCTTTAACAAAAAGTCCGGGTCATATTGCCTTGCTCTTTAATTTATCGATTTTATATTTTGAAAATGGCGCGCTGGAAAAAGCGCGAGAGCTAAAAAGAGAAACTCTGGCTCACGCCTCCCCTGAAGAGCGCGCCGCTTACGAGAATCGCTTTACTTTTTAG
- a CDS encoding TIGR02147 family protein, with amino-acid sequence MSKTVFDFDSYKNYLNFLVGPREKRAGLRSTMAKTLNCQPTYVSQVLYGHAHLSLEQGDSLSDYFGHSRDEKHFFLLLIQKERAGTKRLEAFFDEEMQTLKNRRLVLTERLGAKGSLNQVQQATYYSSWQYAAIHIALTIPDLRQVTNLSKFFNIPRKRVVTVLDFLCSSGLAIQKGSEYHAGKVQVRVGNSSPEIIKHHTHWRMQAIDSLERETLKELHYSGIVSLSKKDVLKIKDQTLQFIQDAIKVIRDSKEEELYCLNIDFFNAGKNPEKITLDER; translated from the coding sequence ATGTCTAAGACGGTTTTTGATTTTGACTCTTACAAGAACTATTTGAATTTTCTCGTGGGACCACGAGAAAAGCGTGCGGGCTTGCGCTCCACCATGGCAAAGACGTTAAACTGTCAACCCACTTACGTTTCCCAAGTTCTATACGGCCATGCTCATTTAAGTTTAGAGCAAGGTGACAGCTTAAGTGACTACTTTGGGCATTCACGCGACGAAAAACATTTCTTTCTTTTGCTGATTCAAAAAGAACGTGCTGGCACCAAACGGTTAGAAGCATTTTTTGACGAGGAAATGCAGACCTTAAAAAATCGCCGTCTGGTTTTGACGGAACGCCTGGGGGCGAAAGGATCTTTAAATCAAGTTCAACAAGCAACCTATTATAGTTCTTGGCAATATGCCGCGATCCATATTGCGCTGACCATTCCTGATTTAAGACAGGTAACAAATTTATCTAAATTTTTTAATATCCCGCGAAAGCGTGTCGTGACGGTTTTGGATTTTCTTTGTTCCAGTGGTCTTGCCATTCAAAAAGGATCTGAATACCACGCCGGCAAAGTTCAAGTGCGTGTGGGAAACTCTTCCCCAGAAATTATCAAGCATCACACCCACTGGCGAATGCAGGCCATAGATTCTTTAGAGCGAGAAACTTTAAAGGAACTGCATTATTCCGGCATCGTCTCTTTAAGTAAAAAAGATGTTTTAAAAATCAAAGATCAGACCTTACAGTTCATTCAAGACGCTATCAAAGTCATTCGCGATTCCAAAGAAGAAGAGCTTTATTGCTTAAATATCGATTTTTTTAACGCTGGCAAAAACCCTGAGAAGATCACACTTGATGAACGATAG
- a CDS encoding DUF6036 family nucleotidyltransferase, whose amino-acid sequence MINLRKTLNEAHAILEADGIAHALIGGFALAVYGYHRATADIDFLADGTKKEAIKALLSKKGYKLQYESAEVLQFSGPGFIDILLANRPLSQEMLKEAVLNSALGVYVLKAEDIIGLKIQAYKNDPSRELQDKADIQQLLAVPQLDLNRVKKYADLFGEWEVIKKIKDVLK is encoded by the coding sequence GTGATCAACCTTAGAAAAACTCTTAATGAAGCGCATGCAATTTTAGAAGCCGATGGGATTGCTCACGCGTTGATTGGCGGTTTTGCTTTAGCCGTATATGGTTATCATCGTGCGACGGCGGACATCGATTTTCTTGCTGATGGTACGAAGAAAGAGGCGATCAAAGCGCTGCTGTCCAAAAAAGGTTATAAGCTCCAGTACGAATCGGCCGAAGTTTTGCAATTTAGTGGACCGGGTTTTATTGATATTCTTCTTGCCAATCGCCCTTTAAGCCAAGAAATGCTTAAAGAAGCGGTATTAAACTCTGCCCTAGGGGTCTACGTGCTTAAGGCAGAAGATATAATTGGTCTGAAAATTCAAGCTTACAAAAACGATCCTTCGCGCGAACTTCAAGATAAAGCCGATATTCAACAGCTGCTTGCCGTTCCTCAGCTTGACCTGAACAGGGTTAAAAAATATGCAGATCTTTTTGGTGAGTGGGAAGTTATTAAAAAGATAAAGGACGTTCTAAAATGA